TGTGTGTGGGAGACCGATGACAGTTCACAAGCCTGCATGCACGTATTCGTCCAAACTTCCAGGAAACTCAAGGGCCGTTGGCGACTAAGTAACACCTTGAGATAAACCCTGCATGATtgtacacaattacacacacatacacacacacaggcctctaTATGCACAGCTTGGTTTGGTCAAATATGTATAACCACAAATTGTATGTGCTACACATGAACCTTGTAAGAGGGcccaatttgattggttcgctatctcgggatattgggcaatatcccatgattgagatctcaaacacGGATATTGTTTAGCGCGCGTGACGGTCTTCTCGTCactctaataaaaacaaataaaccgctaataaatcccggcaaaaagtgtttttggagtgttcacgtgtactAAAACATTTACTCACCTAACCTTcagcgaataattgttaaatagtgCAGACAAGTTAGTGACTCATTGTATTCATACTACAGTGTAGGAGAGTCGATTCAACATTCTCCTTTCGTGTGTccttcagtgtctgtgtgtgtgtgtgtgcccacaaaGAGTAACTCTAGCGTGCACATTGTTGTGGATGTTAAGGCGTCTCACAAAGCCCTTGCATGGAACCAAAGTGTGGCATAGCGGAGGTGGCCTTGAGCCATGCGCACATCCTGCACACGCACCTGACACCTCTCAGGCTGCTTGGTCCGGCCCTCCCCTGGGCCCCCCCACGCAGAGAGGGGCCCTCCTGAGGGGAAACCCGCACTCTGAGCGGACCGAGGGGAagctcaagctggtgtgtgtgtgtgtgtgtttgtttttgtcgtatGAACTTCGATTACGAGGAGGTTTATATGATAAGCACATACCTTTATACCTTCTTTGCACGATATGAAACATTTGAATGCTTGAATCAGTTATATTTCTGTTTTCGCTTTATAATGTCAGTGCTTGGAATATATGTTTCGACTTTCTTAAACATTTATCTGTGTTATCTTTCAGAGTTTTAAGGCCTGCATGAAATAAAGGAACATGATTCCAATATGTTCCTACAAAGGAGATATTAGTTAATTCTGATAGGATGTTATGTTGTTTCTTGGTGGGAAGGACACTATGAATACAGCAGGTGTGTCTATTAGTGGAGTGGGGCTTTTACTATGGTATCTAggtccaggtgtgtgttaccAGTTGGTTTGAAGATTTCAGGTCTACTTTTATCTGTTAGATGGTTCCAGGTCCTGAGGACAGGTTCTTTGTAAGGCTGTCAGCCTCCGGTTTCCATCGTAATAAATGACCCGCATTCCTTGGAAATATCACCTGGCCGCCTCACTCTCCTCCCTAGCCACCCGTTACCTCCTCTCGcaatgcacttttattttgaatgtccatCTCTCATTTGATGTTCCAtctgtcatttttattttgtccTTCCTCTTGCATTGCTTTGCCACGTCAACCTTATCCATCCACCGCATCCCTACCTCTATCTCACATGTTCTTTTTACTTCATGTTGTTTTCCTCCCCCATTAGTCATTCCCATCCATTGCCCTTCCTAACCGTTTTCATTCCCCTTCCGGTCATTCCCAACAATTGTCATTCTCATCTGTTGTCATTCCCATCCGTTGTCATTTCTTCCTATACGATTATTCCTATTCGGTCATCCCATCCGGTCATTCCCATCCCCATCACTCCGGCCATTGGTCCATGTCCCCTcaccctcctgctcctcacctgGTCTGGTCTGCCTTGCAGTGTTGCTACTGGAGACGATCGAGAACGACGACATCGGGAGGAAGACACTGAAGATCACAGACTTTGGTCTGGCTCGGGAGTGGCACAACACCACCAAGATGTCCGCCGCAGGAACCTACTCCTGGATGGCCCCTGAGGTCATCAAGTCCTCGCTCTTCTCTAAAGGCAGTGACGTATGGAGGTATGGACAGCGAggatatctgtctctctctctatctgtctctctcttctctctctctctctctctctctctctctctctctctctctctctctctctctctctctctctctatctgtttctctttctctatctgtttctgtctctcgatctgtctctgtctctttatttCTTTTGGCTTTATTAGTAGGACATTTATTAAAAGACTTGTTTCTAAAGCAAAGCAATAAAAGAATCAATTAACAATAATACTGATAAAACTGATAAAATAGCTAATCAAACATAATAATTATTTGCATCtctattatttcatttttatcATTTAAATTATTTTCCCGTTCATGTATTGAATGCATAAGCACTTTATAATGTAAGAGGACATTTTCAGGTGCACTTAAAAGGTCTGTGTTTgtcttccgtgtgtgtgtccattccgccgtctgtctgtctgtgcgtgcgtgcgtccatgTCTCCAGCTACGGGGTGCTGCTGTGGGAGCTGCTGACGGGGGAGGTGCCGTACCGGGGGATCGACGGGCTGGCCGTGGCCTACGGCGTGGCCGTCAACAAGCTGACCCTGCCCATCCCCTCCACCTGCCCAGAGCCCTTCGCCAAGCTCATGGAAGGTAGgctgagcagtgtgtgtgtgtttgtgtgttttggtgtgtgcttgtttgtgtgtttgtgtgtgtgtgtgtgtgtttgtgtgtgtgtgtgtgtgtgtgtgtgtgtgtgtgtgtgtgtgtgtgtgtgtgtgtgtgtgtgtgtgtgtgcgtgtgtgcgtgtgtgcgtgcgtgtgtgtgtgtgtgtgtgtgtgcgtgtgtgtgtgtgagagacgtgCATTGATATAAATCaacgtaaaatacggcgtcttTTATTACGTTGTAAAATACGCAGATTTAGTGGTTCAACACACCGTTTTTTACACCGCCTTTCCTCAACACTACCAGATTCTCAAAGCCAGTAACTATAAACCTTCTTCACCTAAACAACGATAAAAAAGTCTGACCACACCAGGCCATTAATgatctttctctccttctcactgTGCATTCACTTCACTACACTATGTGGACCTAGGCTGTTTCGGGTGTTTAATCCATGTTCACTTCAGTAATACACTGTATATTACTAACTATGATTTACAGGCCATCTATTCCTCTTAATGTTCAGTGTGGGTGTTTCACCAATAGGCATTATTAACTTATTATTAACTTACCCAGATTAAACGCATATAATGACGGGTAGAAATGCGTATTGAAGACCAAGTCATCAGTGGTTTTTGCAATTGCACTGAATCGGTAATTTGAAAAGCATTTGTGTTTATACCATCACAACATGATCCTGCTATAGTAGCTCCTGGTGAGACGAGAAATATGTAATTTCTATTAACATATATTAACACGATATCGATGACATCAGCTCCATCACAAATGAGTAACCTCCCCCACTTCAATGGAGAGGGAAATATTGTTAGACTAGTTGGTATTTTGATGCAGTAGAACAATTTTTTAACAATCTTCAAGTTTAATGAGTTAATGAAGATTGCCTATTGGTATTGCTAGGCGAAATATGGATCCATACATTAGTTTCTGGAATAAACTGAGACTAAGGTGGTGATCCAAGTGTAAATCAAGGTTAGTCGACTCTCCAATGTATTGCTGAAGTGAGCATTGATTAAACACCCGAAACAGCCTTGGTACACGCAGTGTAGTGAAGTGAATAGACAGCGAGAATGAGAGAAAGATCATTAATGGCCTGGTGTGTTCTGACTTTGGTAATCGTTGATTGGCTGAAGAAGTTTCATACTTACTGGCTTTGAGAATCAAGAGGAgctcatttaattattttgaaaatgtgctATTGAACGTGTTAAAAAGCGTGTTAAATCTGCTAGTTTAATAAAATGAAACAATGTCAAAGCTGTGTATTTAACACAGATTTCAATATATACATACTTGGTATATATCAATACATAATATACATATTATTTATTCTATAGTATATATACATCTACGATAAGGCCTAGTTTTGACTCTTTTTGTATTGGCCTTCCTTAGCATTCTTGCATGCGCAcattatatctctatatatatttttgaagtaCACAAAGTGCCATCAGTCCGTATTAACCCTTAGATATATGTGCATCATCTATATCTGGGTCGTGTGTTCCATGTAGAGTGCTGGGACCAGGACCCCCACGTGCggccctccttctcctgcatcCTGGAGCAGCTGTCGGCCATCGAGGAGGCGGTGATGGCCACCATGCCCCAGGAATCCTTCCACAGCATGCAGGACGACTGGCgcgtggagatccaggagaTGTTCGACGAGCTCAGGACCAaagagaaggtgtgtgtgtgtgtgtgtgtgtgtgtgtgtgtgtgtgtgtgtgtgtgtgtgtgtgtgtgtgtgtgtgtgtgtgtgtgtgtgtgtgtgtgtgtgtgtgtgtgtgtgtgtgtgtgtgtgtgtgtgtgtgtgtgtgtgtgtgtgtgtgtgtgtgtgtgtgtgtgtgtgtgtgtgtgtgtgtgtgtgtgtgtgtgtgtgtgtgtgtgtgtgtgtgtgtgtgtgtgtgtgtgtgtgtgtgtgtgtgtgtgtgtgtgtgtgtgtgtgtgtgtgtgtgtgtgtgtgtgtgtgtgtgtgtgtgtgtgtgtgtgtgtgtgtgtgtgtgtgtgtgtgtgtgtgtgtgtgtgtgtgtgtgtgtgtgtgtgtgtgtgtgtgtgtgtgtgtgtgtgtgtgtgtgtgtgtgtgtgtgtgtgtgtgtgtgtgtgtgtgtgtgtgtgtgtgtgtgtgtgtgtgtgtgtgtgtgtgtgtgtgtgtgtgtgtgtgtgtgtgtgtgtgtgtgtgtgtgtgtgtgtgtgtgtgtgtgtgtgtgtgtgtgtgtgtgtgtgtgtgtgtgtgtgtgtgtgtgtgtgtgtgtgtgtgtgtgtgtgtgtgtgtgtgtgtgtgtgcgtgtactgtAGAGTGTTGCACATGCACGCTTACGCCCATTTGCACGCGCACGTGTGGAAGGTTTACATTATGTTTGCACTTTCAATCATAATGTGGCCATTTATCGATCAATGCTCACATAGAAAAGAGATATCAACGAATCTGTCTTCATGgtcgttttttttctctctctttctgtctcggTCCGTCTCAGACACTAGGTGTGTCTGATTGAAAACTCCCACAGGTAGAACTCAGTGTTAATGCAAGGGAGATGATGCTTCCTGCAGGCTGGGGCCTTAGTTGCTAATATGTACTGGTGCTCAGGACGGCTCTGGGGGACTTGACATGTGTAATCGCCTGCCCTCCAACAGACGGGCTAATCACACGTTTAACAAAAACAAGCATTTAGCGTTGAGGTGCTTTAGCGCACTTCCCCTTGTTAAGACTTTAATCTGCTTCCTGTGTGAGACTCCCATCGCTAGCTTAAAGGGGGAGGTGCTAATTCGATGGACGTTTGGGATGGGGAGGGGcgtggggaagggggaggggagttTCAGCATGTTGAGTTAAATGGGTTGGAtggggtaaaaaaaataaaactaacacTGAGTAGGCTCAGCCTGCATGCTACTGGTTACGTTGCTACTGGTTAGGTTACGTTGCTCCTGCTGGCTAAGATTATATATCATGTCTGGTTGTAGAAAAGGAAAATAATGTTCAGCTTCATATTGGCTTTATGCTTAATTGTGTTCTAACAAATCCTTCCTTTATCCTCTGATGGCACATACTTGGGGTGCTTAAGTTTTAAGCCATTGGGGAAGTTAATAAGTTATTACATATTAGGGGCAAACTGAGACAATGAGCATTTTTCAATGAGCATTTTTCCCAGCGGTGAAAATGGTTGCGTGTAAACGGTCACATGGCCGTGTCCCATAATGATATTCATTGACTCTCAGCACCACAGTTCGACCGCATTACAGGGTGGACCTCTTGAAACACGGTGATGCTGTTTATCTCTGCAGTCAGCGGTGTTCCCACAGCGATTCCCTGAGAAGGTTTCCCGAATAAGCCACTCCATAAGCAACTGCAACCGCCGATTTCCTGTCCAGATCTGCCAGTAATCTGCGTCTCTGTGGGTGGcttgccggggggggggggaccacttTAAAGCTGCTTCATGGAAGTCATCCAGTCAGGATTATGCACGCTAAGCAAAGAGCAATTAAAGTAAGAATAGGAAGGGGATGGAGAGCTGAGCCAGTCATGAGAAAAACTTAAAAGCCGTTTTGTTCTTGTGACGACGGAACTCCATCGCTCGTGTGTTTTACAATATCACACGAGAGCAGGCTGTGTcttacatgtctgtctgtctgtcagtaccTGGGTCATACATCTCATCCCCAATGTGGTCTTCTTTTCGACACATACTGCCTGTGAAAGAGCTTGGCCTTATCATAGAGGATAATAGGCAAATTGGTCGATACTTTGGTTTGTCTTTATGATCCTTAATGTAGCTTTTGGTTTTTCTCAGCCTGTAATTGAAACACTGtctctcctttttctctctttaactCTCTGGAATATGTCTGTGGCGTCCTGTTTGGAAAGGTTGGCTGTGCGCGACCTTTCTACTAGGCTAGGGGTGAGGCCGGCCCAGACCTCCTGACACCACGTGGTCCGGCGCTGGACCCAGCGCCGCTGGACTCTGTCCAAGGCCTCCCGTTTTGGAAAGGCTGGCTCTGCGACTTCTATCCGGTTCCTCTTCCAGACGTTGTGTTTTAACCCCTCTCTTTATCcttccccccaaccccaccaggAGCTGCGCTCGCGGGAGGAGGAGCTGTCGCGGGCCGCCCTGCAGCAGAAGTcccaggaggagctgctgaagCGGCGGGAGCAGCAGTTGGCGGAGCGGGAGATCAACGTGCTGGAGCGGGAGCTCAACATCCTCATCTTCCAGCTCAACAAGGACAAGCCCAACGTCAAGAAGAGGAAGGGCAAGTTCAAGCGCTCCCGCCTAAAGCTCAAGGACGGCAACCGCATCAGCCTGCCCtcgggtgagtgtgtgtttgtgtgtgtgtgcgtatgtgagtAGGCATATTgtggattagtgtgtgtgtgtgtgtgactgtgcatgtgtgtgcttgcttgcgtgtgtgtgcgtgtgtgcgtgcacacgtgTGGCTGTCCAGGTGTGATTGGCTTTGTGCgtacggatgtgtgtgtgtgtgtgtgtgtatgtacgtgcgggtgtacgtgtgtgtgtgtgtgtgtgtgtgtgtgtgtgtgtgtgtgtgtgtgtgtgtgtgtgtgtgtgtgtgtgtgtgtgtgtgtgtgtgtgtgtgtgtgtgtgtgtgtgtgtgtgcgtgtgtttgggtgtgtgtgagtgcttgtgtgcatacaggtgtgtgtgttcttattgAACAACCGCATGTTGTTATATGTTATCCTCAGTGCCTAGCCTTTCATGCTTGTTTATAGGCCAGGTCTTCACATGACGTGTCATGCCCGTTTGTTGTGATGTCACAGATTTCCAACACAAGATCACGGTGCAGGCCTCGCCCTCAATGGACAAGAGGCGGAGTCTTCACAGCACAAACTCCTCCCCTCCCAGTAGCCCCACCCTCATCCCGCGACTACGAGCCATTCAGCGTAAGACCACTGTCTCACACGTTCTGTCTGCCTGAGTCTGAGACTCTCTGAGCACACAGTGGGGGGAGCCCCAGTCAGGTGGTTCATGGACAAGTTCATTCATAAATACCATGATGCAAATGATACTAAAAGACCCAATATGGAGTGCAAGGCTACAAGAGCACATGTTATCCATTCTTCTAGAACATCAAGATTTCTATTGCTCTGTCTTTTACACTCAcagacggagacacacacacttacacacacatgcacatacataacCACTATTTCTGACTTGAAACACAGTTTAGGACAGTCCTACCCGGACCTGCAACAACATTGTAGCATCGGAGAAACAAAAGTCAAaacaatccaatccaatccataCAGGGCGCCCGTTCTAACCATCCATATTGCCCCTTGGTCTGGACGGGGTCCCGGCGTGACGGCTCCTGTGTTATGCTTCCCTCCCCTCAGTGCAGTGTCGTCCGCACAGGGACAGTCTGTATGTTTACCAGCAGGAGGTGGATCTCACCAGCGAGTTGGCTGCAGACCACTCAGGGCTCAGGAGCAAAGGCAAGCCATGGGCTGCTCGGTCGACCCCCTCGCCCGGACCGCGGGCCCAGCCCTGTCCGGTCCTCCTTATATATACGGCTCAGAGAAAAGCAGCAGGTGGTCTGCTGGTGGTTGGCTCAAAACTCGTGGGACGCTGAAAAAAATGGATCGTCTTTCGTGTTCGATCAACTCGGTTTGGGCAACTGGGTCTTGGTTGGTGTTGCAGGTTTCCTGTGTGGGATTCTAACCCCGTTTCTACGCTGTGCTGTGGTGTTATTGTGTTCAGGAGGGCTGCAGTTTACCACCTTAACATCTCTTTTTGTGTGTCGATAACCTCACATTTTGGGAGTTGGGTGGGGAGGTGTGGTGGTCTCACACGTCTTTCCcttcttgtttgttttgaccaatcatgtAGCTGCAGGCAGGGATCTGTAAGCTTGTGATTGGGTAACACAAACTCAGCCAGCACAAGTAAACTATGAAAAGGTGTTTGTAAAGCTTTGAATCCAACACCATGTAGAAGCCACTATAGACGTACATCTATTAAAAACCCTTATGAAAGCTTTATCCACTCGCACAAATCTGCCCCAGGCAGATAAAGCTTTCATAAGGGTTTCGGCTGTAACAGAGTAGGACGGCTGGATCTGAGATCAGGGGTCAGAAACACCTGTTTTTGTTACATTCAACCTAATCCATCTCTACGTGTTTGACTATAATGCTCATTCTCTGGTTGCAACATCGTTTGCCCTTCAAAAAGAGGGCCGTCaacagaaaaatataaaaaataacattggaATGAAATCCCAGCCATTGTCCTTCCCCGTACGTTACCATTGAAAGAGCATCAAAGGATACCACTTCCTGTAACAGTGGGGACCTTCCCAGTACGGTCACCACAGTCTCATCAACTAACACATTCAGCGCGGGGAGGGGGTCAGCCCGGTTGTGTCCAGTAACCGTGACGACGTGGTCCTCCTCCCCACAGTGACCCTGGATGAGAGCAACCGGACGTGGGGCCGCAGCACCCTCTTCAGGCCCGAGGAGTTCGACGACGTGAAGAAGGGCATCAAGAAGAAGGGCCGGACCTGGGGCCCCAGCTCGGTGCAGAGCAAGGAGCGGCCCGCCACCGCCGAGAGGTGAGGGGCGCACACACGCGggcctgtacacacacatagagacgcgcgcatgcgcacacacaaacacgtacacgtACAGACATAGCTAAGCAGCGCAGTCAATCCAAAACTAACTCTCTGGGCTGAAAGGGTTTTCAGCCCGGAAGAGTTCTTGTACTTTACTGAAAACTGCCCCCACTTTTTATATTCTATACATTTTAGTCAAATAGAATAGACAATTGTCGACAGAACCGTTTTCAACTGAAACAACGTGATGTTGTGTTTACCTGTCAATTAATTCATGAGATTATATATCTATGATATAAATGTAAATTTGTTATTTCTAGGTATTCATATTTTCTTGTAACATTTattatgtttacatatttacaaAACCTGCCTAATACTAGCTTGGTTTGTTTgtggtgcgtgtatgtgtatgtatgtgtgtgtgtgtgtgtggttgtgtgtgtgtgtatcagagtTCGACCCCTCTCTGATGGCAACAACCCGTGGTCCACCAGTCTGCTGAAGACCCAGAAGTCCGTCCCCCTGGCGGCGCTGTTCGCTGAGCAAGGTGACGCGGGCCCCGAGCCGCCTTATAGGGGCCCCGCAGCTGAACAAGGTGAGGAGGGCCTCCAGCCGCCTGATAGGGGCCCCACAGCTGAACAAGGTGAGGGGGGCCTCCAGCCGCCTGATAGGGGCCCCGCAGCTGAACAAGGTGAGGAGGGCCTCCAGCCGCCTTATAGGGGCCCCGCAGCTGAACAAGGTGAGGGGGGCCTCCAGCCGCCTTATAGGGGCCCCGCAGCTGAACAAGGTGAGGGGGGCCTCCAGCCGCCTTATAGGGGCCCCACAGCTGAACAAGGTGAGGAGGGCCCCCAGCCGCCTGATAGGGGCCCCACAGCTGAACAAGGTGAGGAGGGCCTCCAGCCGCCTGATAGGGGCCCCACAGCTGAACAAGGTGAGGAGGGCCCCCAGCCGCCTGATAGGGGCCCCACAGCTGAACAAGGTGAGGGGGGCCCCCAGCCGCCTGATAGGGGCCCCACAGCTGAACAAGGTGAGGGGGGCCCCCAGCCATCTTTTAGGGGCCCGTCAGCCGAACCCCTACTCTCTCCTCAGTCATTGCTTCTTTCTTCCAGATCACTTTGACATTTGCAAAACCAAACCCCAAAAttctagcctggctccgcccgccgaAGTACTTcggctcaatttgaatttcccttcggTCTGGGtcaggtctgggtctgcggtatgttagtgggttttctctgTCTAAACAGAGGAAGTGGCTGagatcaatgacgttaaagtcagctctcgttgacgggcatcttcacgcacagtgattggtttgtttacagcctgcgtgcaacgtgattcccggccaaacgttagcgattggttatggcagatccagagtggcactgggcagatccaatagttttaaacttccaCAGACACccaccttcaagtgagttaacgttgagtaggtccagactcaaatgaaatgaagtacgagagtctggtaggaccaggctaccaAAAATCCAGAGTAGTATTAGAAATTGATCCTGACTTAAATGCACAAATGTCGGATAGGACATGACAATGGAGTCAAATCGCCCTCTACTGGTTAAATGCATGCTATTGCAGGAACCACCTGTTACTGGCCGTTTTGGATATTTCATATATGAACTATAAACAAAATGATGCCTTGTTTATGTTGCAGATAAAAAATGCTaaattgtattgtatatattgtGTGCACGTCTGGTACACTTCAGCACTGAAGTGTTTGTGACTGGGTTTCTGCCTCTCCATTGAGGCAGTCATCAAAAATCCTTGTCCACCCATGTCATGTTTTAATGAACAACTGTTCtgtgaccagcagggggcggtaaAGACGACACCTACTCCCCAGACGGCGGCGatggtggcagcagcagcagctcgaAACCAAAGCAACTCAAGTTCCCCAACCAGGTGTACATCGACCTACCTCTGTGGAGGGAGGACCCGGAGGcccagggccccggggccgctcCCTGCTGGCCGGGCGGGGAGCTTGGGACCGCGGGGGGGCCGGAGTGTCCCGAGGACCCCtgcaccaccacatccacctcctccacctccacaaccCCCCAGGTGACGCCCACCAACAGCCTGAAGCGTGCCTCGGCGCGACGCCGGACCGACGCGGTGCTGTACGGATGCGGGGCCCTGCTGGCCTCGCTGGCGCTGGGCTACGACCTGCGGGAGGCCCTCAGGAGCCCCGAGGACGCCGGGGAGCCGCAGcgcgaggagaagaagaagaaggaggggcTCTTCCAGCGCGCCACCCGCTTCCGACGCAGCACCTCTCCACCGGGAGGCCGCGCCCCCCGCAAGGAGGAGCCCGCCTCTGGCCACtcccccggccacgcccccggACCCGTCAATCTCATCTCCATGTCGGCCATCGTGGAGGGCAACGCCTCCAGTGGTGTGCTGCGGAcggagggaggcgggggtgcGGACGGGGAcccgggggggaagggggaggctCCGGACACCGTGGCCGGGGTGGAGGGGCAGCAGGACACGGTGGCAGGAGCAGCTCGGACCCAGAGCCAGCCCCCGGCACAGACACCCAGCCCGGCACCAGAGCCGGGGCACCCGGTCCCAGGACTACGGTTACGGAGGAGGaagtcctcctccaccagccccagTAGTGAGTAACACAGGCTATAGTAGTGAGTAACACAGGCTATAGTAGTGAGTAACACAGGCTATTGTAGTGAGTAACACAGGCTATAGTAGTGGGTAACACAGGCTATAGTAGTGAGTAACACAGGCTATAGTAGTGAGTAACACAGGGACTACTGTAGTGAGTAACACAGGCTATAGTAGTGAGTAACACAGGCTATAGTAGTGGGTAACACAGGCTATAGTAGTGAGTAACACAGGCTATAGTAGTGAGTAACACAGGGACTACTGTAGTGAGTAACACAGGCTATAGTAGTGAGTAACACAGGGACTACAGTAGTGAGTAACACAGGCTATAGTAGTGAGTAACACAGGGACTACAGTAGTGAGTAACACAGGCTATAGTAGTGAGTAACACAGGCTATAGCAGTGAGTAACACAGGCTATAGCAGTGAGTAACACAGGCTATAGTAGTGAGTAACACAGGCTATAGTAGTGAGTAACACAGGGACTACTGTAGTGAGTAACACAGGCTATAGTAGTGAGTAACACAGGCTATAGTAGTGAGTACCACAGGCTATAGTAGTGAGTAACACAGGCTATAGTAGTGAGTAACACATGGACTACTGTCGTGAGTAACACAGGGACTACTCTAGTGAGTAACAAAGGATATAGTGGTGAGTAACACAGGGACCACTGTAGTGAGTAACACAGGCTATAGTAGTGAGTAACACCGGGACCACTGTAGTTAGTAACACAGGCTACAGTAGTGAGTAACACAGGGACTTCAGTAGTGAGTAACACAGGCTATAGTAGTGAGTAACACAGGCTATAGTAGTGAGTAACACAGGCTATAGTAGTGAGTAACACAGGCTATAGTAGTGAGTAACACAGGGACTACTGTAGTGAGTAACACAGGCTATATTATTGAGTAACACAGGGACCACTGTAGTGAGTAACACAGGCTATAGTAGTGAGGTCTACTTTAGCGAGTAACATAGGCTATAGTAGTAAGGTCTACTTTAGCGAGTAACACAGGCTATAGTAGTGAGTAACACAGGGACTACAGTAGTGAGTAACACAGGCTATAGTAGATAGTAACACAGGGACCACTGTAGTTAGTAACACAGGCTATAGTAGTGAGTAACACAGGGACTACAGTAGTGAGTAACACAGGCTATAGTAGTGAGTAACACAGGCTATAGTAGTGAGGTCTACTTTAGCGAGTAACACAGGCTATAGTAGTAAGGTCTACTTTAGCGAGTAACACAGGCTATAGTAGTGAGTAACACAGGGACTACAGTAGTGAGTAACACAGGCTATAGTAGTGAGTAACACAGGGACCACTGTAGTTAGTAACACAGGCTATAGTAGTGAGTAACACAGGGACTACTGTAGTGAGTAACACAGGCTATAGTAGTGAGTAACACAGGGACTACAGTAGTGAGTAACACAGGCTATAGCATTGAGGTCTACTTTAGCGAGTAACACAGGCTATAGTAGTGAGTAACACAGGGACCACTGTAGTTAGTAACACAGGCTGTAGTAGTGAGCAACACAG
This genomic window from Gadus macrocephalus chromosome 15, ASM3116895v1 contains:
- the LOC132473703 gene encoding mitogen-activated protein kinase kinase kinase 21-like isoform X4 codes for the protein MAAFPNGDGGGGGKEEHVCSDAPAAPQAWAHSAPLCPTRSLWTAAYDYEASGEDELSLRRGDVVEVLSKDAAISGDEGWWTGKINHRVGIFPSNYVTYQPAIYRLPTTGCTVGVRERVPSLPPAEIVFSELVLEEIIGVGGFGKVYRGTWKDQEVAVKAARQDPDEDITATADGVKQEAKLFSMLQHPNIIKLEGVCLEEPNLCLVMEYARGGTLNRALTGRRIPPHILVNWAVQIARGMLYLHEEAVVPIIHRDLKSSNVLLLETIENDDIGRKTLKITDFGLAREWHNTTKMSAAGTYSWMAPEVIKSSLFSKGSDVWSYGVLLWELLTGEVPYRGIDGLAVAYGVAVNKLTLPIPSTCPEPFAKLMEECWDQDPHVRPSFSCILEQLSAIEEAVMATMPQESFHSMQDDWRVEIQEMFDELRTKEKELRSREEELSRAALQQKSQEELLKRREQQLAEREINVLERELNILIFQLNKDKPNVKKRKGKFKRSRLKLKDGNRISLPSDFQHKITVQASPSMDKRRSLHSTNSSPPSSPTLIPRLRAIQLTLDESNRTWGRSTLFRPEEFDDVKKGIKKKGRTWGPSSVQSKERPATAERVRPLSDGNNPWSTSLLKTQKSVPLAALFAEQAGGGKDDTYSPDGGDGGSSSSSKPKQLKFPNQVYIDLPLWREDPEAQGPGAAPCWPGGELGTAGGPECPEDPCTTTSTSSTSTTPQVTPTNSLKRASARRRTDAVLYGCGALLASLALGYDLREALRSPEDAGEPQREEKKKKEGLFQRATRFRRSTSPPGGRAPRKEEPASGHSPGHAPGPVNLISMSAIVEGNASSGVLRTEGGGGADGDPGGKGEAPDTVAGVEGQQDTVAGAARTQSQPPAQTPSPAPEPGHPVPGLRLRRRKSSSTSPSTNGPPPEQAPPPPSTNQKKSEKEQKNGPAAAVEHRKKPEAPCSRPRPLSLRAKPQTWALLRGRNKSYSLGHYSGHKSSQALTVMLGPQGPGVADCSLLDMDTEGQKRDCTVPLCRIQSSPGRPSVFQLEKDFLS
- the LOC132473703 gene encoding mitogen-activated protein kinase kinase kinase 21-like isoform X5: MAAFPNGDGGGGGKEEHVCSDAPAAPQAWAHSAPLCPTRSLWTAAYDYEASGEDELSLRRGDVVEVLSKDAAISGDEGWWTGKINHRVGIFPSNYVTYQPAIYRLPTTGCTVGVRERVPSLPPAEIVFSELVLEEIIGVGGFGKVYRGTWKDQEVAVKAARQDPDEDITATADGVKQEAKLFSMLQHPNIIKLEGVCLEEPNLCLVMEYARGGTLNRALTGRRIPPHILVNWAVQIARGMLYLHEEAVVPIIHRDLKSSNVLLLETIENDDIGRKTLKITDFGLAREWHNTTKMSAAGTYSWMAPEVIKSSLFSKGSDVWSYGVLLWELLTGEVPYRGIDGLAVAYGVAVNKLTLPIPSTCPEPFAKLMEECWDQDPHVRPSFSCILEQLSAIEEAVMATMPQESFHSMQDDWRVEIQEMFDELRTKEKELRSREEELSRAALQQKSQEELLKRREQQLAEREINVLERELNILIFQLNKDKPNVKKRKGKFKRSRLKLKDGNRISLPSDFQHKITVQASPSMDKRRSLHSTNSSPPSSPTLIPRLRAIQLTLDESNRTWGRSTLFRPEEFDDVKKGIKKKGRTWGPSSVQSKERPATAERVRPLSDGNNPWSTSLLKTQKSVPLAALFAEQGGGKDDTYSPDGGDGGSSSSSKPKQLKFPNQVYIDLPLWREDPEAQGPGAAPCWPGGELGTAGGPECPEDPCTTTSTSSTSTTPQVTPTNSLKRASARRRTDAVLYGCGALLASLALGYDLREALRSPEDAGEPQREEKKKKEGLFQRATRFRRSTSPPGGRAPRKEEPASGHSPGHAPGPVNLISMSAIVEGNASSGVLRTEGGGGADGDPGGKGEAPDTVAGVEGQQDTVAGAARTQSQPPAQTPSPAPEPGHPVPGLRLRRRKSSSTSPSTNGPPPEQAPPPPSTNQKKSEKEQKNGPAAAVEHRKKPEAPCSRPRPLSLRAKPQTWALLRGRNKSYSLGHYSGHKSSQALTVMLGPQGPGVADCSLLDMDTEGQKRDCTVPLCRIQSSPGRPSVFQLEKDFLS